A single genomic interval of Fretibacterium sp. OH1220_COT-178 harbors:
- a CDS encoding TRAP transporter large permease produces MIAALFLLLFLMLFFAAPVFVALSFSSLSSFGLFSNMNLMAIVQRMLGGIDKFSLISVPFFILGANVMKNGGIANRILIWVQVWVGHLKGGLALSTEAACMFFGAVSGSSPATVVAIGGLMYPALLKSGYDNGFTTGLITSSGSVALLIPPSISAIIYGAVTGASVGALFMAGVGAGLLYGLLYLLYSVWYAHKKGIYQDQKTSWKERVKATKEAAWALGIPIIIMGGIYGGIFTPTEASGVSAVYAILVSMFVYKEMDLKKLVKTCIDSAETTAQVMMLLAAASAFGWILTVGQVPQALSKCLIHASVTKVTFLLLTNVILLVAGMFIDGSSAIVIMAPLLYPLAIGLGISPIHYGVIMVANAAIGMFTPPFGMNLFVAQPITNNTMVTIIKGVMPFVIISVIALIIITYVPSISLFLPQLVYGRRL; encoded by the coding sequence TTGATAGCCGCGTTATTTCTTCTTCTTTTTTTAATGCTGTTTTTTGCAGCACCAGTTTTTGTCGCTCTCAGTTTCTCGTCTTTATCGTCTTTTGGTTTGTTTTCTAATATGAATTTGATGGCTATCGTCCAACGCATGCTTGGCGGCATCGACAAGTTTTCTCTAATATCGGTACCTTTCTTTATCTTAGGCGCCAATGTTATGAAAAACGGTGGTATCGCCAATCGTATTTTGATTTGGGTCCAAGTTTGGGTAGGGCATTTGAAAGGGGGACTAGCTCTCTCTACCGAAGCTGCATGTATGTTCTTCGGTGCTGTATCCGGTTCCTCCCCTGCCACAGTAGTGGCCATTGGTGGTTTAATGTATCCCGCTCTGCTGAAAAGCGGTTATGATAACGGTTTTACCACGGGGCTTATCACTTCTTCAGGTTCGGTAGCTTTGCTCATCCCTCCTAGCATCAGTGCGATCATCTATGGCGCCGTCACCGGCGCCTCCGTTGGAGCTCTATTTATGGCTGGGGTCGGAGCAGGCCTCCTCTATGGCCTACTCTACCTGTTATATTCTGTTTGGTACGCTCATAAAAAAGGAATTTATCAAGACCAGAAAACGTCATGGAAGGAGCGTGTCAAGGCTACCAAAGAGGCTGCATGGGCTTTAGGCATTCCTATTATCATTATGGGAGGTATCTACGGAGGCATCTTTACCCCCACGGAAGCTTCCGGTGTTTCAGCTGTCTATGCCATCCTTGTTTCCATGTTTGTATACAAAGAAATGGACTTGAAAAAACTCGTCAAAACCTGTATTGATTCCGCCGAAACCACGGCACAGGTCATGATGCTCCTAGCCGCGGCTTCTGCCTTTGGCTGGATTCTGACCGTAGGGCAGGTTCCTCAAGCCCTTAGCAAATGTTTGATTCACGCCAGTGTGACAAAAGTGACGTTTTTATTGCTCACGAATGTTATTTTATTGGTTGCCGGCATGTTTATCGATGGCTCCTCCGCCATTGTTATCATGGCACCGCTTTTATATCCGCTTGCTATTGGCTTGGGGATCAGCCCGATCCACTATGGCGTGATCATGGTTGCCAATGCCGCCATAGGGATGTTTACTCCTCCTTTTGGTATGAACCTGTTTGTGGCTCAACCTATTACCAACAATACAATGGTTACTATCATTAAGGGGGTTATGCCGTTTGTAATTATTAGCGTTATTGCTCTTATCATCATCACCTATGTACCGTCTATTTCGCTCTTTCTTCCTCAATTGGTCTATGGAAGACGGCTCTAA
- a CDS encoding TRAP transporter small permease → MWKKIDRLLSNFEEYLTGLLLLGSTLLLFVNVFLRYVFRSSTTWAEEAIRYALIWVTFIGSSICARRGSHVGIDIFAQMMPMRGKKIILASGQFISAISMFFCVFYSWKMFMLVSSTGQKSPALLMPMSIVYFAMPLGFSLSAIQFVIAGIRALTNTADPVEPQAMDEIDLSRVN, encoded by the coding sequence GTGTGGAAGAAAATAGACAGGCTTTTGTCCAACTTTGAGGAGTACCTGACAGGGTTGCTTCTGCTGGGGTCCACGTTGTTGCTGTTTGTGAACGTGTTCCTGCGCTATGTTTTTCGTAGTTCTACCACATGGGCAGAGGAGGCTATACGTTACGCTCTCATTTGGGTGACTTTTATCGGTAGTAGCATTTGCGCCCGTAGAGGTTCCCATGTAGGGATTGATATTTTCGCACAGATGATGCCCATGCGGGGCAAAAAAATCATTCTGGCCTCGGGACAATTTATTTCAGCTATTTCCATGTTTTTCTGTGTTTTTTATAGCTGGAAAATGTTTATGCTTGTCAGCAGTACTGGCCAAAAGAGTCCCGCTTTGCTTATGCCAATGTCTATCGTTTATTTTGCCATGCCTCTTGGCTTTTCGCTTTCTGCCATTCAGTTTGTTATCGCTGGAATACGAGCTCTTACAAATACTGCGGATCCGGTAGAACCCCAGGCTATGGACGAAATAGATTTATCGCGGGTCAATTAG